Below is a genomic region from Vicinamibacteria bacterium.
TAACCCACAAATTTGCCCGCACCAGAGCCAAAAAGCTACAATCGCGCCCCGACTTACTGTTACAGTCTAACCTCGGTGCTGACACCCGCCGATCGAATAGGACCCTACGAGTTCACCGCCCTCTACGATTTTGCCCCGCGCACCGGCGGACAGAAGCTTGCCGGCCGATGATCGGCACCCTCCTCGCTCACTACCGCATCACCGGCTCTCTCGGCGTCGGTGGGATGGGCGAGGTCTACCGGGCTCGCGACACGAAGCTCGGTCGCGACATGGCCCTGAAAGTCCTCCCCGCCGAGATGGCCTCGGACCCGAACCGGATTGGACGCTTTTCTCGCGAGGCGCGTGCCGTTGCCGCTCTCAATCACCCCAATATCGTCACCCTTTACTCCGTCGAAGAAGCCGGGGGGATTCATTTCCTCACGATGGAGCTCGTCGAGGGTCAAGCGCTCGACGCTCTGATCCCGGAAGCCGGCGTTTCTTTGGAACAGATCTTCGAGATCGCTCTGCCTTTGGTCGATGCGGTCTCGGCGGCACACGAAAAAGGGATCACCCATCGGGACCTGAAGCCCGCGAACATCATGGTGACCGAGAAAGGACGGCTGAAGGTCCTCGACTTCGGGCTGGCCAAGGTCTTTGGCCTGGCGAAAGACGATCTTCATGACGACGAGCTCGTCACCGAAGCTCAGACTCGAGAAGGCCTGGTGATGGGAACCGTTCCCTACATGTCCCCCGAACAGGTGCAGGGCAAGCGCGTCGACCAGCGTACGGACATCTTCTCACTCGGGATCATTTTGTACGAGATGGCGTGCGGCTGCCGTCCGTTTCGAGGAGCTTCCGCGGCCGAGCTCATCTCTTCGATCCTGCGGGATACACCACCGGACGTAATGGACTCGAGGACGGAGCTGCCACACGGTCTGGCCCGGATCGTTGCGCGCTGTCTCGAGAAGAACGCGCAAGATCGTTTCCAGTCCGCACGTGATCTTTATGACGCACTTCAGTCTTTGAGGGATGACGCCTCTTCCACGCCCGCGAGCCCGGCGGCAAGAAGCGAGTCTCGCGAAGCGGAACCGGCCGGGGGGTTCTGGGTCGCGGTGCTGCCGT
It encodes:
- a CDS encoding serine/threonine-protein kinase is translated as MIGTLLAHYRITGSLGVGGMGEVYRARDTKLGRDMALKVLPAEMASDPNRIGRFSREARAVAALNHPNIVTLYSVEEAGGIHFLTMELVEGQALDALIPEAGVSLEQIFEIALPLVDAVSAAHEKGITHRDLKPANIMVTEKGRLKVLDFGLAKVFGLAKDDLHDDELVTEAQTREGLVMGTVPYMSPEQVQGKRVDQRTDIFSLGIILYEMACGCRPFRGASAAELISSILRDTPPDVMDSRTELPHGLARIVARCLEKNAQDRFQSARDLYDALQSLRDDASSTPASPAARSESREAEPAGGFWVAVLPFKPRGDDPDLETLAEGLNEDVRRVCRSSPTSPSSHVTGPSATRIRPMTCGASVKSSERVTSSRVRCAKPVPPSTTWRSGPRPVRLAHRSSVVIRNGPSSMWAWRMSSSDRTPARTFESFPVSRCCRLPISLPGRVRSGSLRRCTRPY